The Primulina huaijiensis isolate GDHJ02 chromosome 17, ASM1229523v2, whole genome shotgun sequence genome window below encodes:
- the LOC140962698 gene encoding protein NODULATION SIGNALING PATHWAY 2-like codes for MEHEMVNFDSYDIDLFSLSSIQDTLTSNNFGNDIENFLQLDSDHTYFDHQDYPDGVFELENVQENVTFQHQEILDNIENSNSEEIQDGSMESCHLIDLLLKGAEAVEAENWLLASKIVTKLNNLLSDQENGDNPLVRLALYFTEGLIYKSHGCPELLEDPILPQPDTFPAFQILQELSPYMKFAHFTANQAILEAIRYHQELHILDFDVMEGAQWPPLMSDLSSRHEYTDVSLRITGVVTDEKIFDHVRQTGVRLQEFANSINLNFIFDQFFMRRDQDFKDLEVSSDTLVANIMLHQLHMPQKDMSLVKIFLNGINQHLSPKIVILVENELFNFQRVPSMSFAKFFNEALQHYGSISDSLLTGFGRGYKSTVKLVEKEFMRMRILESLKEFPSLRREMKNWANEWPCSKGFRPIPVSSYNVTQAKFLS; via the exons ATGGAGCATGAAATGGTCAATTTTGATTCTTACGACATTGATCTTTTCAGTCTTTCCTCCATTCAAGACACGTTAACTTCAAATAATTTCGGAAATGACATTGAAAATTTTCTGCAACTCGATTCAGATCATACATACTTCGATCATCAGGACTATCCAGACGGCGTTTTTGAACTTGAAAATGTTCAAGAAAATGTAACGTTTCAGCATCAAGAAATATTGGACAATATTGAGAACTCAAATTCAGAAGAAATCCAAGACGGATCCATGGAAAGCTGCCATTTGATTGATCTTCTACTCAAAGGAGCCGAAGCTGTTGAAGCAGAAAATTGGCTTCTTGCTTCGAAAATCGTCACCAAACTCAATAATCTTTTGTCTGATCAAGAAAATGGAGACAACCCTCTAGTGAGATTAGCCTTATATTTCACTGAAGGGTTGATCTACAAAAGTCATGGTTGTCCCGAGTTGCTAGAGGACCCCATTTTACCACAACCCGACACATTTCCAGCCTTCCAAATACTCCAAGAATTGTCCCCTTACATGAAATTCGCGCATTTTACAGCTAATCAGGCTATCTTGGAGGCTATTCGATATCATCAAGAATTGCATATTctggattttgatgttatggAGGGTGCTCAATGGCCTCCCCTGATGTCTGATCTTTCATCCAGACACGAGTATACAGACGTCTCGTTAAGAATCACAGGTGTTGTCACGGATGAGAAAATTTTCGATCATGTTAGACAAACGGGGGTCAGATTACAAGAATTTGCGAATTCGATTAATCTGAACTTCATATTCGATCAATTTTTCATGAGAAGAGATCAAGATTTTAAAGATCTTGAAGTTTCGTCAGACACTCTAGTAGCTAATATAATGTTACACCAACTACACATGCCACAAAAGGATATGTCACTAGTGAAGATTTTCTTGAATGGTATCAACCAACATTTATCCCCTAAAATTGTCATCTTGGTTGAAAATGAACTTTTCAACTTTCAAAGAGTTCCATCAATGTCATTTGCTAAGTTTTTCAATGAAGCCCTCCAACATTACGGCTCGATTTCAGATTCTCTGCTCACAGGATTCGGGAGAGGATACAAATCAACAGTAAAATTAGTGGAAAAAGAGTTCATGAGAATGAGGATCTTGGAGAGTTTAAAAGAGTTTCCCAGCCTGAGAAGGGAAATGAAGAATTGGGCAAATGAGTGGCCTTGTTCAAAAGGGTTTAGGCCAATTCCTGTGAGTTCTTACAATGTGACTCAAGCTAAGTTTTTG Tcctag